The Echeneis naucrates chromosome 8, fEcheNa1.1, whole genome shotgun sequence genome has a window encoding:
- the smarca4a gene encoding transcription activator BRG1 isoform X2, with amino-acid sequence MSTPDPPMGGTPRPGPSPGPGPSPGGMMGPSPGPSPGSAHSMMGPSPGPPGSGHPHPSQGPSGYPQDNMHQMHKPMEAVHEKGMPDDPRYGQMKGMGMRPGGHSGMGPPPSPMDQHSQGYPSPLGGSEHAPSPVPANGPPSGPMMPGGPSGPGSGPMEGSGDPNQGMGQPNRGGPQGPGGPGGAGGGPGGAGGPTPFNQNQLHQLRAQIMAYKMLARSQPLPEHLQMAVQGKRPMPGMQQQPMPNMPPSTGPGGGPGAGPGPAQANYNRPHGMVGPNMAPPGPAGVPPGMQGPPTNGPPKSWPEGPMVNAAAPSNPPQKLIPPQPTGRPSPAPPSVPPAASPVMPPQTQSPGQPAQPPPMMLHQKQNRITPIQKPRGLDPVEILQEREYRLQARIAHRIQELENLPGSLAGDLRTKATIELKALRLLNFQRQLRQEVVVCMRRDTALETALNAKAYKRSKRQSLREARITEKLEKQQKIEQERKRRQKHQEYLNSILQHAKDFKEYHRSITAKIQKATKAVATYHANTEREQKKENERIEKERMRRLMAEDEEGYRKLIDQKKDKRLAYLLQQTDEYVANLTELVRAHKAAQALKEKKKKKKKKKPEAPEGAPALGPDGEPLDETSQMSDLPVKVIHVDSGKILTGVDAPKAGQLEAWLEMNPGYEVAPRSDSEDSGSEEEEEEEDHPQPSAAPTEEKKKIPDPDSEDVSEVDVRHIIEHAKQDVDDEYGNASFNRGLQSYYAVAHAVTEKVERQSSLLVNGQLKQYQIKGLEWLVSLYNNNLNGILADEMGLGKTIQTIALITYLMEYKRLNGPFLIIVPLSTLSNWVYEFDKWAPSVVKVSYKGSPAARRSFVPILRSGKFNVLLTTYEYIIKDKQVLAKLRWKYMIVDEGHRMKNHHCKLTQVLNTHYLAPRRLLLTGTPLQNKLPELWALLNFLLPTIFKSCSTFEQWFNAPFAMTGEKVDLNEEETILIIRRLHKVLRPFLLRRLKKEVEAQLPEKVEYVIKCDMSALQRVLYRHMQAKGVLLTDGSEKDKKGKGGTKTLMNTIMQLRKICNHPYMFQHIEESFSEHLGYSGGIVTGPDLYRSSGKFELLDRILPKLRATNHKVLLFCQMTSLMTIMEDYFAYRNFKYLRLDGTTKAEDRGMLLKTFNDPASEYFVFLLSTRAGGLGLNLQSADTVIIFDSDWNPHQDLQAQDRAHRIGQQNEVRVLRLCTVNSVEEKILAAAKYKLNVDQKVIQAGMFDQKSSGYERRAFLQAILEHEEQDEEEDEVPDDETVNQMIARSEEEFEQFMRMDLDRRREEARNPKRKPRLMEEDDLPGWILKDDAEVERLTCEEEEEKMFGRGSRQRKEVDYSDSLTEKQWLKAIEEGNLEDIEEEVRHKKTTRKRKRDRDHDGGPATPSSSGGRGRDKDDEVKKAKKRGRPPAEKLSPNPPSLTKKMKKIVDAVIKYKDGNGRQLSEVFIQLPSRKELPEYYELIRKPVDFRKIKERIRSHKYRSLNDLEKDVMLLCQNAQTFNLEGSLIYEDSIVLQSVFTSVRQKIEKEDESEGEESEEEEEEADEGSESESRSVKVKIKLSRKEKGDRGGKGQRRRGRGARAKPVVSDDDSEEEPEEERSASGSEED; translated from the exons ATGTCCACTCCGGACCCCCCAATGGGAGGGACACCTCGGCCTGGTCCCTCCCCAGGCCCAGGGCCTTCTCCAGGAGGCATGATGGGCCCTAGCCCAGGGCCCTCACCAGGTTCAGCCCACAGTATGATGGGACCCAGCCCAGGACCTCCTGGATCTGGGCACCCCCATCCTTCACAAGGACCTTCAGGATATCCTCAGGACAACATGCACCAGATGCACAAA CCCATGGAAGCCGTGCATGAGAAAGGAATGCCCGATGACCCTCGCTATGGCCAGATGAAGGGCATGGGCATGAGACCAGGGGGGCACAGTGGTATGGGACCCCCTCCAAGCCCCATGGACCAACATTCACAAG GTTACCCTTCACCATTGGGTGGATCAGAACATGCTCCAAGCCCCGTTCCAGCCAATGGCCCCCCCTCTGGCCCCATGATGCCAGGAGGACCCTCTGGCCCTGGATCTGGTCCTATGGAGGGAAGTGGTGACCCTAATCAGGGCATGGGTCAACCCAACCGTGGCGGTCCACAGGGTCCAGGTGGACCAGGTGGTGCAGGAGGTGGACCTGGAGGTGCAGGTGGACCCACTCCTTTCAACCAGAACCAGCTACACCAGCTCAGGGCCCAGATCATGGCTTACAAGATGCTAGCACGTAGTCAGCCCCTACCAGAACACCTGCAGATGGCTGTGCAGGGGAAGAGGCCCATGCCAGGGATGCAGCAACAACCAATGCCCAACATGCCACCCTCAACAGGACCTGGTGGTGGACCTGGTGCTGGGCCAGGACCAGCTCAAGCCAACTACAACAGACCTCATG GCATGGTAGGCCCCAATATGGCGCCTCCTGGACCTGCAGGAGTTCCCCCAGGTATGCAAGGCCCGCCCACTAATGGACCCCCTAAATCATGGCCTGAAG GACCAATGGtgaatgctgctgctccatcCAACCCTCCCCAGAAACTGATTCCACCTCAACCTACTGGCAGaccctctcctgctcctccctctgTTCCCCCCGCTGCCTCTCCAGTAATGCCCCCTCAGACACAGTCCCCAGGACAGCCTGCCCAGCCTCCGCCCATGATGCTACACCAGAAGCAGAACCGCATAACCCCCATTCAAAAACCCCGTGGGCTGGACCCAGTGGAGATCCTCCAGGAGAGAGAATATAG GCTGCAGGCCCGTATTGCTCACCGTATCCAGGAGCTGGAGAATTTACCCGGCTCTCTAGCTGGTGACCTGCGAACCAAAGCCACTATTGAGCTCAAGGCCCTTAGGCTGCTTAACTTCCAGAGACag CTGCGTCAGGAGGTTGTGGTGTGTATGCGGCGTGACACTGCTTTGGAAACAGCCCTTAATGCTAAGGCCTACAAGCGAAGCAAACGGCAATCTCTACGTGAGGCTCGCATCACAGAGAAGCTTGAGAAACAGCAGAAGATTGAACAAGAGCGGAAACGTCGCCAGAAACATCAG GAATACCTCAACAGCATCCTGCAGCATGCTAAGGACTTTAAGGAGTACCACCGCTCCATCACTGCAAAGATCCAAAAGGCCACCAAAGCTGTCGCCACCTATCACGCCAACACTGAACGTGAGCAGAAGAAGGAGAATGAGCGCATCGAAAAGGAGAGAATGCGGAGGCTAATG GCTGAAGATGAGGAAGGTTACCGTAAACTTATCGACCAAAAGAAAGACAAGCGTCTGGCCtacctgctgcagcagacagacgAGTACGTGGCCAACCTCACTGAGCTGGTGCGCGCTCACAAAGCCGCACAAGCTctcaaagagaagaaaaagaagaagaaaaagaag AAGCCAGAGGCTCCAGAGGGTGCTCCTGCTCTTGGACCTGACGGAGAG CCTTTAGATGAGACCAGTCAAATGAGTGACCTGCCAGTGAAGGTCATCCATGTGGACAGCGGAAAGATCCTGACTGGGGTCGATGCACCTAAGGCAGGACAGCTGGAGGCCTGGCTTGAAATGAACCCTGG ataTGAAGTAGCACCACGTtcagacagtgaagacagtggctcagaagaagaggaggaggaggag gaccaCCCTCAGCCCTCTGCAGCTccaacagaggagaagaagaagattcCTGATCCTGACAGTGAAGACGTATCTGAAGTGGATGTCCGGCACATCATCGA GCACGCCAAGCAGGATGTGGATGATGAGTACGGTAATGCAAGTTTCAACCGAGGCCTGCAGTCTTACTACGCTGTGGCTCACGCTGTTACAGAGAAGGTGGAGAGACAGTCCTCACTGCTGGTTAACGGGCAACTCAAGCAATACCAG ATTAAAGGTCTGGAGTGGCTGGTGTCACTTTACAACAACAACTTGAATGGCATCCTGGCTGATGAGATGGGTTTAGGAAAAACCATCCAGACCATTGCCCTCATCACTTACCTCATGGAGTACAAGCGCCTCAACGGGCCCTTCCTCATCATTGTACCTCTCTC aactcTATCAAACTGGGTCTATGAGTTTGATAAGTGGGCGCCATCTGTTGTGAAGGTCTCATACAAG GGGTCTCCAGCTGCTCGTCGCTCATTTGTTCCCATTCTGCGGAGTGGCAAGTTTAATGTGCTGCTCACCACGTATGAGTACATTATCAAAGATAAACAAGTTCTAGCAAAG CTCCGTTGGAAGTACATGATTGTGGATGAGGGCCATCGTATGAAGAACCACCACTGTAAACTGACCCAGGTCTTGAACACGCACTACTTGGCGCCCCGGCGTCTGCTGCTCACAGGCACTCCACTGCAGAACAAGCTACCTGAGCTCTGGGCCCTGCTCAACTTCCTACTGCCCACTATCTTCAAGAGCTGCAGCACCTTTGAACAGTGGTTCAACGCTCCCTTTGCCATGACTGGAGAGAAG GTTGATCTGAATGAGGAAGAGACCATTCTGATCATTCGTCGTTTACACAAGGTGCTCCGACCTTTCTTGCTTCGCCGACTCAAGAAAGAAGTGGAAGCCCAACTGCCTGAGAAG GTGGAATATGTTATAAAGTGCGACATGTCAGCTCTGCAGAGGGTTTTATACAGACACATGCAGGCCAAGGGAGTCCTGCTCACAGATGGgtcagaaaaagacaagaag GGTAAAGGAGGAACGAAGACCCTGATGAACACTATCATGCAACTGAGAAAGATTTGCAACCACCCCTACATGTTCCAGCACATTGAG gAGTCTTTCTCAGAGCATCTCGGTTATTCTGGTGGAATAGTGACTGG ACCTGACCTATATCGCTCCTCTGGGAAGTTTGAGCTGCTGGATCGTATCCTGCCCAAACTGAGGGCCACCAACCACAAAGTGCTGCTCTTCTGTCAAATGACGTCACTCATGACTATCATGGAGGACTACTTTGCATACCGCAACTTCAAGTACTTGCGTCTGGATG GTACCACCAAGGCAGAGGACCGTGGCATGCTGCTGAAGACATTCAATGACCCAGCCTCTGAGTACTTTGTCTTCCTGCTCAGTACCAGGGCCGGAGGCCTGGGCCTCAACCTGCAATCTGCTGACACAGTCATTATCTTTGACAGCGACTGGAACCCACATCAG GACTTGCAGGCCCAAGACAGAGCTCACCGTATTGGTCAGCAGAATGAGGTGCGCGTACTCCGTCTCTGCACCGTCAACAGCGTGGAGGAAAAGATCCTGGCAGCAGCCAAGTACAAACTGAATGTGGACCAGAAAGTCATCCAGGCCGGCATGTTTGACCAGAAGTCCTCAGGCTATGAACGTCGGGCCTTCTTACAGGCCATTCTGGAACACGAGGAACAGGATGAG GAGGAAGACGAAGTGCCAGATGATGAGACTGTCAATCAGATGATTGCCAGAAGTGAAGAGGAGTTTGAACAGTTCATG CGCATGGATCTAGACAGACGCCGCGAGGAAGCCCGCAACCCTAAGAGGAAACCTCGTCTAATGGAAGAGGACGATCTGCCAGGCTGGATTTTGAAAGACGACGCTGAGGTTGAGAGGCTAACttgtgaagaggaggaggagaagatgttTGGCAGAGGATCCCGTCAACGGAAGGAGGTGGATTACAGTGACTCGCTCACTGAGAAACAGTGGCTCAAG GCCATAGAAGAGGGCAATCTTGAGGACATTGAGGAGGAAGTACGCCACAAAAAGACGACCAGAAAGCGCAAGAGAGATCGTGACCATGACGGTGGGCCTGCCACACCCAGCTCCAGTGGTGGTCGAGGGCGCGACAAGGATGACGAGgtgaagaaagcaaagaagCGCGGTCGCCCGCCTGCAGAGAAACTCTCTCCTAACCCCCCGTCCCTCAccaagaagatgaagaaaattGTTGATGCTGTCATCAAATACaaagatgg CAATGGGCGACAGCTGAGTGAAGTCTTCATCCAGCTGCCATCTCGCAAGGAGCTGCCTGAGTACTACGAGCTCATCCGCAAGCCTGTGGACTTCAGAAAGATCAAG GAGCGGATCCGCAGCCATAAGTACCGCAGCCTGAACGATCTTGAGAAGgatgtgatgctgctgtgtcAAAATGCCCAGACGTTCAACCTGGAGGGATCTCTG ATCTACGAGGACTCCATTGTACTGCAGTCTGTCTTTACCAGCGTGAGACAGAAAATCGAGAAGGAGGatgagagtgaaggagaggaaagcgaggaagaggaggaggaggcagatgAAGGTTCAGAATCTGAAT CTCGCTCAGTGAAAGTGAAGATTAAGTTGAGCCGGAAAGAAAAGGGAGATCGAGGAGGAAAGGGACAGCGGCGGAGGGGCCGTGGCGCCCGCGCTAAACCTGTGGTGAGCGACGACGATAGTGAAGAGGAACCGGAAGAG GAGCGTTCGGCCAGTGGCAGCGAGGAGGACTGA
- the smarca4a gene encoding transcription activator BRG1 isoform X1 → MSTPDPPMGGTPRPGPSPGPGPSPGGMMGPSPGPSPGSAHSMMGPSPGPPGSGHPHPSQGPSGYPQDNMHQMHKPMEAVHEKGMPDDPRYGQMKGMGMRPGGHSGMGPPPSPMDQHSQGYPSPLGGSEHAPSPVPANGPPSGPMMPGGPSGPGSGPMEGSGDPNQGMGQPNRGGPQGPGGPGGAGGGPGGAGGPTPFNQNQLHQLRAQIMAYKMLARSQPLPEHLQMAVQGKRPMPGMQQQPMPNMPPSTGPGGGPGAGPGPAQANYNRPHGMVGPNMAPPGPAGVPPGMQGPPTNGPPKSWPEGPMVNAAAPSNPPQKLIPPQPTGRPSPAPPSVPPAASPVMPPQTQSPGQPAQPPPMMLHQKQNRITPIQKPRGLDPVEILQEREYRLQARIAHRIQELENLPGSLAGDLRTKATIELKALRLLNFQRQLRQEVVVCMRRDTALETALNAKAYKRSKRQSLREARITEKLEKQQKIEQERKRRQKHQEYLNSILQHAKDFKEYHRSITAKIQKATKAVATYHANTEREQKKENERIEKERMRRLMAEDEEGYRKLIDQKKDKRLAYLLQQTDEYVANLTELVRAHKAAQALKEKKKKKKKKKPEAPEGAPALGPDGEPLDETSQMSDLPVKVIHVDSGKILTGVDAPKAGQLEAWLEMNPGYEVAPRSDSEDSGSEEEEEEEEEEEDHPQPSAAPTEEKKKIPDPDSEDVSEVDVRHIIEHAKQDVDDEYGNASFNRGLQSYYAVAHAVTEKVERQSSLLVNGQLKQYQIKGLEWLVSLYNNNLNGILADEMGLGKTIQTIALITYLMEYKRLNGPFLIIVPLSTLSNWVYEFDKWAPSVVKVSYKGSPAARRSFVPILRSGKFNVLLTTYEYIIKDKQVLAKLRWKYMIVDEGHRMKNHHCKLTQVLNTHYLAPRRLLLTGTPLQNKLPELWALLNFLLPTIFKSCSTFEQWFNAPFAMTGEKLLDSDYSLLILISLILLLKVDLNEEETILIIRRLHKVLRPFLLRRLKKEVEAQLPEKVEYVIKCDMSALQRVLYRHMQAKGVLLTDGSEKDKKGKGGTKTLMNTIMQLRKICNHPYMFQHIEESFSEHLGYSGGIVTGPDLYRSSGKFELLDRILPKLRATNHKVLLFCQMTSLMTIMEDYFAYRNFKYLRLDGTTKAEDRGMLLKTFNDPASEYFVFLLSTRAGGLGLNLQSADTVIIFDSDWNPHQDLQAQDRAHRIGQQNEVRVLRLCTVNSVEEKILAAAKYKLNVDQKVIQAGMFDQKSSGYERRAFLQAILEHEEQDEVGARGGCRTRGAWEEDEVPDDETVNQMIARSEEEFEQFMRMDLDRRREEARNPKRKPRLMEEDDLPGWILKDDAEVERLTCEEEEEKMFGRGSRQRKEVDYSDSLTEKQWLKAIEEGNLEDIEEEVRHKKTTRKRKRDRDHDGGPATPSSSGGRGRDKDDEVKKAKKRGRPPAEKLSPNPPSLTKKMKKIVDAVIKYKDGNGRQLSEVFIQLPSRKELPEYYELIRKPVDFRKIKERIRSHKYRSLNDLEKDVMLLCQNAQTFNLEGSLIYEDSIVLQSVFTSVRQKIEKEDESEGEESEEEEEEADEGSESESRSVKVKIKLSRKEKGDRGGKGQRRRGRGARAKPVVSDDDSEEEPEEERSASGSEED, encoded by the exons ATGTCCACTCCGGACCCCCCAATGGGAGGGACACCTCGGCCTGGTCCCTCCCCAGGCCCAGGGCCTTCTCCAGGAGGCATGATGGGCCCTAGCCCAGGGCCCTCACCAGGTTCAGCCCACAGTATGATGGGACCCAGCCCAGGACCTCCTGGATCTGGGCACCCCCATCCTTCACAAGGACCTTCAGGATATCCTCAGGACAACATGCACCAGATGCACAAA CCCATGGAAGCCGTGCATGAGAAAGGAATGCCCGATGACCCTCGCTATGGCCAGATGAAGGGCATGGGCATGAGACCAGGGGGGCACAGTGGTATGGGACCCCCTCCAAGCCCCATGGACCAACATTCACAAG GTTACCCTTCACCATTGGGTGGATCAGAACATGCTCCAAGCCCCGTTCCAGCCAATGGCCCCCCCTCTGGCCCCATGATGCCAGGAGGACCCTCTGGCCCTGGATCTGGTCCTATGGAGGGAAGTGGTGACCCTAATCAGGGCATGGGTCAACCCAACCGTGGCGGTCCACAGGGTCCAGGTGGACCAGGTGGTGCAGGAGGTGGACCTGGAGGTGCAGGTGGACCCACTCCTTTCAACCAGAACCAGCTACACCAGCTCAGGGCCCAGATCATGGCTTACAAGATGCTAGCACGTAGTCAGCCCCTACCAGAACACCTGCAGATGGCTGTGCAGGGGAAGAGGCCCATGCCAGGGATGCAGCAACAACCAATGCCCAACATGCCACCCTCAACAGGACCTGGTGGTGGACCTGGTGCTGGGCCAGGACCAGCTCAAGCCAACTACAACAGACCTCATG GCATGGTAGGCCCCAATATGGCGCCTCCTGGACCTGCAGGAGTTCCCCCAGGTATGCAAGGCCCGCCCACTAATGGACCCCCTAAATCATGGCCTGAAG GACCAATGGtgaatgctgctgctccatcCAACCCTCCCCAGAAACTGATTCCACCTCAACCTACTGGCAGaccctctcctgctcctccctctgTTCCCCCCGCTGCCTCTCCAGTAATGCCCCCTCAGACACAGTCCCCAGGACAGCCTGCCCAGCCTCCGCCCATGATGCTACACCAGAAGCAGAACCGCATAACCCCCATTCAAAAACCCCGTGGGCTGGACCCAGTGGAGATCCTCCAGGAGAGAGAATATAG GCTGCAGGCCCGTATTGCTCACCGTATCCAGGAGCTGGAGAATTTACCCGGCTCTCTAGCTGGTGACCTGCGAACCAAAGCCACTATTGAGCTCAAGGCCCTTAGGCTGCTTAACTTCCAGAGACag CTGCGTCAGGAGGTTGTGGTGTGTATGCGGCGTGACACTGCTTTGGAAACAGCCCTTAATGCTAAGGCCTACAAGCGAAGCAAACGGCAATCTCTACGTGAGGCTCGCATCACAGAGAAGCTTGAGAAACAGCAGAAGATTGAACAAGAGCGGAAACGTCGCCAGAAACATCAG GAATACCTCAACAGCATCCTGCAGCATGCTAAGGACTTTAAGGAGTACCACCGCTCCATCACTGCAAAGATCCAAAAGGCCACCAAAGCTGTCGCCACCTATCACGCCAACACTGAACGTGAGCAGAAGAAGGAGAATGAGCGCATCGAAAAGGAGAGAATGCGGAGGCTAATG GCTGAAGATGAGGAAGGTTACCGTAAACTTATCGACCAAAAGAAAGACAAGCGTCTGGCCtacctgctgcagcagacagacgAGTACGTGGCCAACCTCACTGAGCTGGTGCGCGCTCACAAAGCCGCACAAGCTctcaaagagaagaaaaagaagaagaaaaagaag AAGCCAGAGGCTCCAGAGGGTGCTCCTGCTCTTGGACCTGACGGAGAG CCTTTAGATGAGACCAGTCAAATGAGTGACCTGCCAGTGAAGGTCATCCATGTGGACAGCGGAAAGATCCTGACTGGGGTCGATGCACCTAAGGCAGGACAGCTGGAGGCCTGGCTTGAAATGAACCCTGG ataTGAAGTAGCACCACGTtcagacagtgaagacagtggctcagaagaagaggaggaggaggag gaggaagaagaggaccaCCCTCAGCCCTCTGCAGCTccaacagaggagaagaagaagattcCTGATCCTGACAGTGAAGACGTATCTGAAGTGGATGTCCGGCACATCATCGA GCACGCCAAGCAGGATGTGGATGATGAGTACGGTAATGCAAGTTTCAACCGAGGCCTGCAGTCTTACTACGCTGTGGCTCACGCTGTTACAGAGAAGGTGGAGAGACAGTCCTCACTGCTGGTTAACGGGCAACTCAAGCAATACCAG ATTAAAGGTCTGGAGTGGCTGGTGTCACTTTACAACAACAACTTGAATGGCATCCTGGCTGATGAGATGGGTTTAGGAAAAACCATCCAGACCATTGCCCTCATCACTTACCTCATGGAGTACAAGCGCCTCAACGGGCCCTTCCTCATCATTGTACCTCTCTC aactcTATCAAACTGGGTCTATGAGTTTGATAAGTGGGCGCCATCTGTTGTGAAGGTCTCATACAAG GGGTCTCCAGCTGCTCGTCGCTCATTTGTTCCCATTCTGCGGAGTGGCAAGTTTAATGTGCTGCTCACCACGTATGAGTACATTATCAAAGATAAACAAGTTCTAGCAAAG CTCCGTTGGAAGTACATGATTGTGGATGAGGGCCATCGTATGAAGAACCACCACTGTAAACTGACCCAGGTCTTGAACACGCACTACTTGGCGCCCCGGCGTCTGCTGCTCACAGGCACTCCACTGCAGAACAAGCTACCTGAGCTCTGGGCCCTGCTCAACTTCCTACTGCCCACTATCTTCAAGAGCTGCAGCACCTTTGAACAGTGGTTCAACGCTCCCTTTGCCATGACTGGAGAGAAG CTTTTGGATTCTGACTACAGCCTCCTCATCCTTATCTCTCTTATTCTTTTACTCAAGGTTGATCTGAATGAGGAAGAGACCATTCTGATCATTCGTCGTTTACACAAGGTGCTCCGACCTTTCTTGCTTCGCCGACTCAAGAAAGAAGTGGAAGCCCAACTGCCTGAGAAG GTGGAATATGTTATAAAGTGCGACATGTCAGCTCTGCAGAGGGTTTTATACAGACACATGCAGGCCAAGGGAGTCCTGCTCACAGATGGgtcagaaaaagacaagaag GGTAAAGGAGGAACGAAGACCCTGATGAACACTATCATGCAACTGAGAAAGATTTGCAACCACCCCTACATGTTCCAGCACATTGAG gAGTCTTTCTCAGAGCATCTCGGTTATTCTGGTGGAATAGTGACTGG ACCTGACCTATATCGCTCCTCTGGGAAGTTTGAGCTGCTGGATCGTATCCTGCCCAAACTGAGGGCCACCAACCACAAAGTGCTGCTCTTCTGTCAAATGACGTCACTCATGACTATCATGGAGGACTACTTTGCATACCGCAACTTCAAGTACTTGCGTCTGGATG GTACCACCAAGGCAGAGGACCGTGGCATGCTGCTGAAGACATTCAATGACCCAGCCTCTGAGTACTTTGTCTTCCTGCTCAGTACCAGGGCCGGAGGCCTGGGCCTCAACCTGCAATCTGCTGACACAGTCATTATCTTTGACAGCGACTGGAACCCACATCAG GACTTGCAGGCCCAAGACAGAGCTCACCGTATTGGTCAGCAGAATGAGGTGCGCGTACTCCGTCTCTGCACCGTCAACAGCGTGGAGGAAAAGATCCTGGCAGCAGCCAAGTACAAACTGAATGTGGACCAGAAAGTCATCCAGGCCGGCATGTTTGACCAGAAGTCCTCAGGCTATGAACGTCGGGCCTTCTTACAGGCCATTCTGGAACACGAGGAACAGGATGAGGTCGGGGCTCGAGGAGGCTGCCGCACTAGGGGGGCGTGG GAGGAAGACGAAGTGCCAGATGATGAGACTGTCAATCAGATGATTGCCAGAAGTGAAGAGGAGTTTGAACAGTTCATG CGCATGGATCTAGACAGACGCCGCGAGGAAGCCCGCAACCCTAAGAGGAAACCTCGTCTAATGGAAGAGGACGATCTGCCAGGCTGGATTTTGAAAGACGACGCTGAGGTTGAGAGGCTAACttgtgaagaggaggaggagaagatgttTGGCAGAGGATCCCGTCAACGGAAGGAGGTGGATTACAGTGACTCGCTCACTGAGAAACAGTGGCTCAAG GCCATAGAAGAGGGCAATCTTGAGGACATTGAGGAGGAAGTACGCCACAAAAAGACGACCAGAAAGCGCAAGAGAGATCGTGACCATGACGGTGGGCCTGCCACACCCAGCTCCAGTGGTGGTCGAGGGCGCGACAAGGATGACGAGgtgaagaaagcaaagaagCGCGGTCGCCCGCCTGCAGAGAAACTCTCTCCTAACCCCCCGTCCCTCAccaagaagatgaagaaaattGTTGATGCTGTCATCAAATACaaagatgg CAATGGGCGACAGCTGAGTGAAGTCTTCATCCAGCTGCCATCTCGCAAGGAGCTGCCTGAGTACTACGAGCTCATCCGCAAGCCTGTGGACTTCAGAAAGATCAAG GAGCGGATCCGCAGCCATAAGTACCGCAGCCTGAACGATCTTGAGAAGgatgtgatgctgctgtgtcAAAATGCCCAGACGTTCAACCTGGAGGGATCTCTG ATCTACGAGGACTCCATTGTACTGCAGTCTGTCTTTACCAGCGTGAGACAGAAAATCGAGAAGGAGGatgagagtgaaggagaggaaagcgaggaagaggaggaggaggcagatgAAGGTTCAGAATCTGAAT CTCGCTCAGTGAAAGTGAAGATTAAGTTGAGCCGGAAAGAAAAGGGAGATCGAGGAGGAAAGGGACAGCGGCGGAGGGGCCGTGGCGCCCGCGCTAAACCTGTGGTGAGCGACGACGATAGTGAAGAGGAACCGGAAGAG GAGCGTTCGGCCAGTGGCAGCGAGGAGGACTGA